The Lathyrus oleraceus cultivar Zhongwan6 chromosome 5, CAAS_Psat_ZW6_1.0, whole genome shotgun sequence genome includes the window GTTCCCAAGAAGCTATGGACTTCTTGAAGATTTTGTTATAACCAGTGCTTTAGAGCAGATAAAATCAATTTCTACAGGGCTACTTTGACAACGCTATATAACAATGATTACAAAAATGTGTACATGATTTTAGAAAGAAAATTACTTCACTATCCCTAAACTCCTAACTCTTTCTACTGACATAAGAATGATGTCAAATAGCTGATTCTTTTTATCCTAAACTCTTTTGTCAAATAAAGGACAAGAAAAACAAACAGGTTGAGTCTAATTGAAAGGGCTAGAGTTTTATAATATGACAAACTAAAATGTAAAGTAAGATTAATAGAAATATTCATATTTAGTATCGGACACTCCTCCAGTAGCTCAGACATAAAAGAAATATCATTTTatcacattcatatcatatgcaaCTATACCTGACTAGCTTCCGACTATTTTTCCCGTTGAACCACACAGCTTGCAAAGCATTATCCTGATAATATATGAATAACAGTGTTAGTGTTGATATGTGCAAAACCATCATAAAAAAATTGAGTTTATAGTCTGTTTTGTTAATGAGCTCACAATCAAGTCAGCAATAGCAGCTTCGAAATtatattcttcaggaagctccAGTAGCAAATCTGTATCCGGTGTTAAGTCCCACATATTCTGCATTTCAGACAGATGGCAAAATAATAAGAAATACTACAACAGTATCCTATTGTTTAACAATATAGCTGACAGGGGCAGAGAAACAAGAGAGATTCCAACCTCAAAGGTCTGAGCAACATCGCTACTCCCATCCTGATTGAAAAGAAACACAGACAATGAAAACAAATACCAAAGTTGCAGCAACAAAGCAAAGGAATAATAATACCAAACTCAAAACCAGAGAAAAGAAACACCAACACACAATAAGACAAACAGAAGGAGGCATAATAGTGTGATATACTTACATTAAGGCGCAAAATATGGCACTTCCGAGGCATGAAATTTTTTAACTCGATAACATTTCTTATCTTATTATCACCAACATCCTCAAGATACAAACCACTTCCCTTCCAATTTATATCCCTTTTCTTCTTCATCCATTCACATTTTTTCCGAAGTTCCAAATACTTTTCTCGAACTAATCCAACAAAATCCTCAAAATGCATCTCAGTTTCTACACTCCACACTGTCAATTCCACACTAGTTCCATTCGGCAACAAAACTTTGAACCTGAACTCTCTTCTTCGTATTCCAAAATCATCGTCATTGTCATCACTAATCATGAGTTTCCTCTTTTTAGGGTTGGCAACAACCAATGCCCTTTCCATGCCTCCACTCTGTAAAAAcagaaacaacaacaacacaactTCAATACTATTTCTATTTCAAAgttcaaacaaaacaaataaacaaacaaaaaaagtaaaaaaaattTATACAAATACGAAAACAGAAATTAAAAGCGCTTCTGCGGTTAGAGGTATGGAAGAAAATGAGAGGGTTCTGAAAGGGTTTTGAAGAGTGGAAGATAAACGGTTTTGAAGCTTAGTGGGTTTGCTTGTGTTGTGTGTGGGAAGAGAAATTAAAGAGAAAGAGTGAAAATAGTGTGATCTTTGAGAAGATAATAAGACAAATAATGAAATGgaaaaaggaattaaagaaaaaGCTGTTTAATACTAAAAAAATAGCTGCAACCTGCGCTTTATCAAAGAAAAtagcgcttttggttttaattttttttttaatttaaagactttagacagcgctttatcaaaagcgctgactaaggtctatatttaaaagcgctttctaaaagcgctgtctaagggggggtcttagacagcgcttttagaaagcgctgtctaagacccccccttagacagcgctttcattatttttttggaacattttccgtgttttattttaattttaaccttagacagcgctttcttctaaaagcgctgtctaagatgcgctgttaaaagtcatttttggcgtagtgaataAGCTTAAATAGATGTAAATTTTAGAGAAACTAAAATATCATTTAATCTTATGTTATGTATTAAATTTATTCTTAAAATCTCTTTAAATTAATGTCTCCTGTTTTGAAGATAGAGATAAGGGTGTTTTACATATGGATGGACCGACATGTCTATATATACTGATGTATGTGAATCATTGAATACATTAGGCATAAGAGGTATTTAGTACTTCTTCATatttattgatgattatagtAGATATAGTCATTCGTATTTAATGATACACAAATGTAAAAcctttgaaaagttcaagaaatttaaaatgaagaaaaaaatcAATTGGACATAAATATTCAAATCATTCGAGCTGATCAAGGTGGtaaatatttaaaaaatagtTTGGCTCTCTAAATATCCAATTTTTGGTGTTGATTAACTTTTTTATATTAAACATTTacaataaatttaaaaattatttaataagAAAATAAACACATGGAATAAATTACATAAAACTAAATTCAAAATAACAAAATATTTTATAACTAGATCTACCCCCTTTAGGTTTGGGCTATAGAGATCAAATTGGTCAAAGTAGAGTGCCAAATTGTCGTAACCAGGCTTAGGGCAGACACCCAAGTCGCATATGTAAAGCGAGACTAGACCACTCATCATATCTCATTATTGCCTAAAGAATCATTGATTAATAACACTATAATCTACTATTCTTATAGCGGTCATTATTTCTATATCTCCAGATCTTCGATGTGGGACTAATATAACGCAAACGTTTTATGTTTACAACACTGAATTCCATGTAACAACAAGTTACAACACCACTTCCAATTTTGTTATGCAGCTCAATGTCGTATTAGTTTAGCTGCAGATTCAAGGGATCTATCAATCGCTTTGGGTTCTATCTCATGGACGAGATTTGGCTTAATGtattttatctttttcttttctGAATCTTGTACTCGAATGCCATCTCATTTTCATGGGATGTTATAAGAAATAAAACTTATGGCTAATAAACTTAAGTAAATGTatgtaacacccacatataatatatgtctagaatacatattatacatagtgtaaaactggtactgaaatacataagtgCCTAGCAGCACTGTGTACATATACAAATACATGCCCAAAATAACACAATATGGCATAAATGTACATAAGAGTGCCCAAAAATAAAACTACTTATCTAGATCATGAGACaatgatctcaaaaatatctACACAGTGGAAAAAAGCCATCAGTCCtcaggtaagcaagacatcactctatcttgCCCTTAGCCTTATCCTgctcagaaccacctgaaaaataatcaacaacatggggtgagatgATAATCTTAGTGtgttccctatcttatgggtccactcggctctacagggttttctaatcgATGTTCAGCTCATATCCAACTCAAGCCAACAAGGGAACaaagacttgagcgatggggaactaactcgcaattgtatggcaacatgcatctgagttctcataactcaaccacgatcattattcagatcacgacgcatcaattcccgaatggacttacgtctaagccagcccagttcatgcatgctcgtatgatttggctttcgcggtggatatcgggtcctctatgaggcttaatccctAGTTCAAGtgaccgtcacccgtatgggactctaacccacctagggtatctttcaccgtatgtgaatctaacccacataggtgtccacctttcccccatgtccgccatggttggggctcaaacccaattgaggctcgaatcattggtcccacatcccaatgcttacacgtttaagcataccaatagagatgtgtaccatcacagaaaacacacattctgaatacatgatcggttctacaatcattggttccacgaaccataacaaaattcatcaatcataggtgacttcattcaccataatacacaacaataacatggcatgttccatacaatgcgtctcgttctcaatcatggcaacaatacgtccacgacctccacataagcgtcgtacgaatgatTACCGTATTCTCGCATTATCTAGATTATAAACCTcactcattacctaatttcaatCCTAAGTTAACTCACTAGATTCATCATGTAATTTTCACCATTAACATGTATTCAACATAAACATAGCATCACAGTTGATTAATGGATGGAAGAATGCATTTAGAAACACTTAGGAAATGGATTTTGAGGTTATTAACTtgagtcaatcgattggttggggaagcccaatcgattggttccactcacatttctgtttttcaaaaTTTGCTGAGTGTCAACCGATTGATCCTGAGTGTCAATAGATTGATCCTGCTGAAAATTTCCACTGTTCATAAACATCaagtttgtgcaatcgattgacatgcaatgtcaatcgattggtcctgtaAAAATTTCATTTTTATGCTAAACTAAAGGCTGTCAGTCGATTGATAACAGGGGCCAGTCGATTGGTACACTCATATTTTCATTTTTCCACTTCTCAGAACACCATTTTCCTCTATAACTCCATTTCCAATCAAACCCACACGCATTCTTCCAACACATCCATCTCACTACATGCTCATATACACATGTACAACAAGCATCCCAAATTCATAACTACAAGGATTTCAACATCATAACATAACCGTAACAAATCATATTATCATACCAATCATAAAACACATCAAGACACATGTTCATGGAAATCAACAAGAGCAAGAACATATTCATCTTATAGCATGGATATTCATGATTTGTCTAACATTCTACAATCCTAACTTTTCAAGAAACCTAaagtttctaactagaacccacctcaCGAAATTGAAGAGGAGAAATTGTGGAAGATGAaatgaggatgaagatgatggtgttggttccaagtttttccttcttcttcttctccactaGCCTTGCTTTTCCTTCTTCTCTTAAGCTTCCTTTTTCTTTCTATGCCATCCTTTCTCTCTACTTATCCTTTCTGATACATATAAAACAAATGGCAAGTGGTATGTGGTATAAGACACAAACATGTGGTGGTGAGTGGGTCAAAGGTCATAAACAAGTGGCCATTAAGATTTGTGTGGTTAGAAAGTGGTGAAGTGGTagtaacaaatatctcaagtggcACTAACTTGTAATTTTTGTTCTACCagagctattgacccattattagtgttaccaaaatgtcccaattaataaaagaccagttccaaataatattaattaagtcaacctgaaCTCACTATTTGCTCTATTTATCCCTATTGGCAACTTTTAGAGCACAAAGGAACTCGgttgatctcaattaataggaatttAGGCATTTACggaaatacggggtattacaTCCTCCCCCCTTAAATAAAATTCGTCCTAGAATTTAAATATTACCTGGAAGAGATGAGGGTAAGCTTCTCGCATTTCTGACTCTAGTTCCCAGGTGGCGTCGCCTGGGTGTGTTTCATCCCACTGAACCTTAACAAGAGGAATCTCCTTATTCCTTAACACCTTAACTTCTCGTCTTGTAATGCGACTTGGTAGAGGTTCGAAAGTTAGATCTGCTTCTACTTCTACTGAATCTTGAAGAATAGGCTGAAGAGAATCTGGAATGAACTTCCGGAGTTGAGATACGTGAGAAACATCATGCATTTCTGATAGAGAAGGTGGTAAGGCTAATCTGCAGGCTACTTCTCCAATTCTCTCTATAATCTGGTATGGCCCTATGTATCTCGTACTTAGCTTCCGTGACTTAAACGGTCCTTTCAGTGTCAACCTCGGGGTCACCTTCAAAAATACATGGTCACTTTCATCAAATTCCAATGGTCTTCTCTTGTGATCCGCATAGCTCTTTTGGCGATCCTATGCTTTCTTTATCTTATCACGGACCATCCTTATCTTTTCAGTTGTCTCTTGAATAATCTCCGGTCCTAAGATCCTTTCTTCGCCaacttttgtccaacataaaGGTGTTCTACATTTCCGTCCATACAAATCTTCATAAGGAGCCATCCCAATACTTGCATGATAACTATTGTTATATGCGAATTCAATCAATGGTAAGAGCTCCTTCCAATTCCCTCCACTTTCAAGTACACAAGCTCTTAACATATCTTCCAGTGTCTGTATTGTCCGTTCAGTATGACCATCCGTCTAAGGATGATTAGAGGTACTCAAACACAATCTCGACCCCATAGCTTGTTGGAATGCTCTCCAAAACCTTGAAGTAAACTTTGGGTCTCTATCAGACACAATGCTAGTAGGAACACCGTGCAACCTAACTATTTCTGAAATGAACAACCGTGCAAGATGACTTGCTTTGTAAGTAGTCTTCACGGCCAAGAAGTGCGCGGACTTAGTCAACCGATCCAtaatcacccaaattgaatcataaCCACCTTGGGTCCGAGGTAACCCTACCGCAAAGTCCAttgaaatactatcccatttccaaacCGGAATCTCTAAAGGCCACAATAAACCACctggcttctgatgttcaatctttacCTGTTGGCATACAATGCATTTTGACACATACTCTGCGATATCCCTTTTCATTCCAGGCCACCAATAgtccttcttcaagtcttgatacatcttcgATGAACCTAGATGTATAGTAAACGCCCCTTTGTGAGCTTCCTCCAAAACTTTCCTTTTCATCTCGACATCATCCGGAACACAAATCCTTTGATTAAACAGAATAACTATATCTGGTGACTGAGTGAAACCTGGTTGAGTTGACATCTCTTGCAATTTCTCATCTATCACTGGTCTTTGTCGGATCTCTTCCCTTAGGTTAGAAGTAATATTCAAATTTCCCATTATCACGCCATCATGCGTCCAACTAAACTGAAAATTAAGATCTCGTAACTTTTCCAACAATGCGTATTCCAACATCATCAACTCAGCTTTATGTATCTATTTCCGAGTTAAGGCATCCGCAACCTTATTCGCCTTCCCTAGGTGATACTTAAGCTCAAAATCAAAGTCCTTCAAGTATTCCAtccatctcctttgtctcatgTTTAACTCCTTCTGGTCAAataagtatttcaaactcttgtgatcactaaacatCTCAAAATGCACCCAttacaagtaatgtctccaaactttCAATGCAAAGACAACAGCAGCCAGTTCAAGATCATGAGTTGGGTAGTTCTCTTCATGAGGCTTCAACTGACGAGAGGCATAGGCTACAACTTGACCACTCTGCATTAACACCCCTCCCAATCCTTTCTTAGAGGCATCACAAAATACTTCATAGGACTTACTAGGATCAGGGATGACTAAAACAGGAGCAGTCGTTAGCTTCTCCTTCAAACTCATAAAACTCTTCTCACACTTCGAATCCCATTTGAAAGAAATTTCCTTTCGGGTAAGTCTAGTCATTGGTAACGCTATTTGTGAAAATCCCTTTATAAACCTTCGATAGTAACCTGCCAAACCTAAGAAACTTCTGACTTCGGAAGCATTCTTCGGTCTTTCCCAATTAATAACTGCTTCAACTTTAGATGGATCCACCGATACTCCTCCTTGTGatattacatgaccaagaaacctcacttcgttcatccaaaattcacacttagTTAACTTGACAAAAAGTTGTTTCTCTTGCAGTACTGATAGAACAATCCTTAGGTGTTCTTTGTGCTCCTGAGGAGTACGAGAATAAATAAGAATGTCATCAATAAAGATCACCACGAACTGGGCCAAGTAGAGTTGGAATATCCGATTCATATAGTCCATGAAAACAACTGGGGCATTCGTTACACCAAACGACATTACAAGGAACTCATAATGGCCATATCGGGTTCTAAACACGGTCTTTGGTACATCCGAACTCTTAACTATTATTTGATGATAGCCCGATCATAGATCAACCTTCGAGAACACGCAGGCTCCTTTCAACTGATCTAACAAATCGTTTATCCGAGGCAGAGGGTATTTGTTCTTGATGGTAACTTTATTCAACTGGCGATAATCAATACACAACCGCATACTACCATCCTTTTTCATTACTAGtaacactggagctccccatgGTGAGACACTAGGTCGGATAAAATGCTTGGTTAGCAACTCTTCCAATTGATTCTTTAACTCTCTCAACTCTAGTGGCGCCATGCGATACGGAGAGACGGAGATTGGAGTCGTCCCAGGTATCAGATCAATAGAGAATTCCACTTCCCTTTCAGAAGGAAGAGAGGAGACATCCTCAGGAAAAACTTCCGGAAATTCACAAACAACGGGAATTTGTGTAGCACCCAGATTATCGTTAGATTCCTTGGTAAGAACCAAGAGAACTGACTTTTCATTCTCAAATAAGAAATTAACCATGCCAACCGTACCTTCCAAGATTGTAGTTAACACATCCTTTGGAGTAGCTTCACTAGATGGAATGATAATCAACTTCTCTTCACAACCAATAAACACCGAGTCGGCGTAAAGCCAATCCATCCCCAAAACCACATCAACCTTCTTAAGTGGTAAACAAATAAGATCAATCTGAAAAACTCTACCATTCACCGAGTGTAGCACCTCGAATTTGAACCCTACCTTTTTGcaaattcatttcatattaggtcataacataacataggccactgcataacattgcattgtccatttgtCCAAGTGCAAGCTCAATTGATGGATTGGGTCAGAATGATCAGGAGcatcagtcaatcaagcaagtgagtgccattttcattgggacaaggccctagggttgatttatcaagctcatatggtccaaggatcattttgaggTGGTTTGGCCAAgggttggatgctcagaagtcaccagtcattgttcagtcaaccagaaaccctagaaagtcaactgtggtcaactgtgcccgattttatggattggaaggtgggaaatggtttgaaaggcctcattcatgtccatatgagtctcatttgacataccaaagaccaaggttgaagatttggaggtcagacagaaagtttccaaaaa containing:
- the LOC127082212 gene encoding structural maintenance of chromosomes flexible hinge domain-containing protein GMI1, coding for MHFEDFVGLVREKYLELRKKCEWMKKKRDINWKGSGLYLEDVGDNKIRNVIELKNFMPRKCHILRLNDGSSDVAQTFENMWDLTPDTDLLLELPEEYNFEAAIADLIDNALQAVWFNGKNSRKLVRVNVTDDKISIFDNGSGMDDSDENSLVKWGKMGASVHRLSKSMAIGGKPPYLRVIFIFVLFHPLIFVIGQTF
- the LOC127082213 gene encoding uncharacterized protein LOC127082213, with amino-acid sequence MLRACVLESGGNWKELLPLIEFAYNNSYHASIGMAPYEDLYGRKCRTPLCWTKVGEERILGPEIIQETTEKIRMVTPRLTLKGPFKSRKLSTRYIGPYQIIERIGEVACRLALPPSLSEMHDVSHVSQLRKFIPDSLQPILQDSVEVEADLTFEPLPSRITRREVKVLRNKEIPLVKVQWDETHPGDATWELESEMREAYPHLFQIFLRSLSHDLDK